One genomic window of Ictalurus punctatus breed USDA103 chromosome 23, Coco_2.0, whole genome shotgun sequence includes the following:
- the LOC108256690 gene encoding free fatty acid receptor 3 produces MYWTKTLSNLVLTVDSITQIIGLPANLLALYTFIQKIKQQAKPLDILLLNLNISDLLVHIFLPLRMKEAADMKWTVSYFLCPLMEYVIYTTIYNSTLLLTAISVERYLGVAFPIKYKQYHNSRNAVIAVVLFWVVTMAHCSFVYIVKQYESECVSNGTHQVPVTRDSCYMMFNDKQLEIILPFRLELFIVLFCIPFIICSFCYIKLILILSRLHNINYKRRRRAIGLALVTFLLFTICFMPFNVSHLVGFIGWHSPSWSVYTLLPITFNACVDPLIFYFSSSMLRQTFAKFVAGLIKRLEVFCFWRLFKSSTVKERLQNSQHFTV; encoded by the coding sequence ATGTACTGGACAAAAACACTCAGCAATTTGGTCCTGACTGTGGACAGCATTACTCAGATCATTGGTCTCCCTGCCAACCTGCTGGCTCTCTACACCTTCATTCAGAAGATAAAACAGCAAGCTAAGCCCCTTGACATACTCTTGCTCAACCTCAACATCTCGGACTTGCTCGTTCACATCTTCCTCCCACTCCGCATGAAAGAGGCGGCTGACATGAAATGGACCGTGAGCTACTTCCTGTGCCCTCTGATGGAATATGTCATATACACCACCATCTATAACAGCACCTTGCTTTTAACAGCTATCAGTGTGGAGCGCTATCTGGGAGTGGCCTTTCCCATTAAATACAAACAATATCATAATTCCCGCAATGCCGTGATTGCTGTCGTCTTATTCTGGGTGGTTACCATGGCCCATTGCAGCTTTGTCTACATTGTGAAGCAGTACGAATCGGAATGCGTATCTAATGGCACGCACCAAGTGCCAGTGACTAGGGACTCTTGCTACATGATGTTTAATGATAAGCAGTTGGAGATCATTTTGCCTTTCCGGCTAGAGCTGTTCATCGTTCTCTTCTGCATCCCTTTTATCATCTGCAGCTTTTGCTACATCAAGTTAATTCTCATCCTTTCCCGCTTACATAACATCAACTATAAGAGGCGCCGCAGGGCCATTGGGCTTGCTCTAGTCACCTTCCTGCTCTTCACAATTTGCTTCATGCCTTTCAATGTGTCCCATCTGGTGGGTTTTATTGGATGGCACAGTCCGAGTTGGAGCGTGTACACTTTGCTTCCCATCACCTTCAACGCCTGTGTGGATCCACTAATCTTTTATTTCTCCTCTTCCATGCTCCGACAGACATTTGCCAAGTTCGTAGCTGGACTCATCAAGAGGCTTGAAGTGTTCTGCTTCTGGAGATTGTTCAAAAGCTCTACAGTTAAGGAGAGATTACAGAATTCTCAGCATTTCACAGTCTAG